The sequence TTTATCATGATTCAGTTTCTATTGACCTGGATGTCTAGTTACTGTACTGTAAACAAGATAATTCTACTCCAGGTCATGGACAGGAAAGGTAAACACTCTTGGGAAAATAAAAACTTCATGGGATGTAGAGAGttcatacaaaataaaatgtagtcGTCAGCCATGAAAATAATCACCTGCTGAGTCTATTTGTGCAAAAGTTAAAACCCATCCTCTCTTTCCTTTCCTACTTACAATTTAGTACCAAGTCTGTCATGTAAATATAAAATTTATTCTGTTCAGACTATGAACCTGAATCATCTGTCCCATACCAAGCCAATATGGCCATTCTTGCTGTTCAGTCACTGAGATAATCACAAGCATGAATCTTTGCTCAGTACCTATATACAATCACTTTGCAATAACTGTACAATATGATGGCACATTGGAACCAATTGTCAATGCTCTGACTATTCAAATGTCTGAGATCAGCAAATTTCATAGAGCATGTATTGAATTGTTTGATCTGAAACACACAGTAGTCAGCAGTAGACTTACCCAAATCAAAGTAACTTTTAAATCATATGTTTGAAGTTTAGTGGACTAGTTAAGGGTTCGTTTGTATCTTGAATGAACCAGGATGCTTTTCTTCCAGAATATGTTAAAAACAAATGCTTCTTAACATTAGCTTCCATACCAAAGAAACCTGTGTGTCCAAAAGATCAAGAAACCTCTGACTTTTTAAACATCAAATACAAGGCCAGAAATTACTATATACTCAATAAATGAAAATGTATTAAAAAGAGGTAGACTATTGCTATTGAAAGTGTATTGGATTAACAATCTCTAGgtttttaacagtttcaagtaAAACAATTACACACGAATAAAAGACAAGGAAATTAAATGTCATATATTAGTTAAATTATTTAAAAGTTGTACTCATTTGCATGGCTAGCGTGCACACAAGGTACAGAAAGAGGAAACTGATCCCACAAATTGTTAGGAATTCAGTACATGTTTATTCCCTGTACAGTTCTCCACATAAAATAACAGAGATAGATGATTTAACTCTTATATTACAACTACTTTACTACTTGGCAGCCTGTTGTTTCTACACTGAGACTCTTGAATTAAATTATACAAAAATACAAGTCAGAAGTTAAGAGGGCTTGAAAAGTTATCTTTGAGGGAATGAATGGTACTGCCTTAGTTTTGATTATGTTGAACTATTTTTACAAAGATCCAAACGAACATTTAGAAACCAAACTACAGGACAATTCTACAATGGACAAATTGTAAGCTGGGAGATTTAGACCGTTTGCAACGTTTACATGTGCAAGCCATTTGATTGGGCAGTTATgagattttaaaaaggtgaaatACAGACTTTGCTAACTTGATCTAAACGATGTCAAATAATATAGCATTTATACTGTTCATGGTTCTTTGATGCAATGTAAGGTTATTAAGAGCATTGTCATACTTTGCCACATTTATAAATCTCACCTATAAATCAGGTGGTGATGATAACTGCCAACCTTGCTTCTTTGGAGTTTGCTGAagaattgcattcaatagagGTTTACTATGGTAACAGTAAAGTACACAGATGCTGAAATTAAATTTAGAATGCACAAAAATTATGGGACCGAAACTAAATAttgaacatttttaatttggCAGAACAATACTCAACCATATGTTTCTTATTAAACAACTTTAGAGTCAGCAAGATGATTTGATTGGATCCAATCCCATCTCATGACACCATTAGCACATGCAAATTTACAATCCTAGAAATGAATTATTTTCACTCTGGTGTTGAAAACAGCAAGACACTTTGGAGTCTATATAATACTTGATATTGTTAAACTGGTTTAAACCAAATGTTCACACTCATTAAAAAGACAAGACTTTATTTGCAGAAAATTTTGTAATAATAGAAGCAGCAGCAAATCCAGCACCATATTTCTTACAATTGTCTACATATCAGATAAAAGGCATCTGTATTCTGGATGTGCGCTGGGGTTCCAAACACTAGCACAAATCTTAAACACTTAAATGGCTTTAATATAACTTTTTTAAAGCAAAACATTCACAGCTGTCTTATTGGCTCCATATTACAATATTGGTTTATGGCAACACCATTAAATTAATTTTATATGCAATCAGCCACACATGAATAAAAACATCCCCTCCACCGTCTGCTGTTTCCATTCAGATGGATGAACGATCCAAATTTGTACCCCAGGTAGGAGAGAACAAAGTATTAGCTGCCTCAGCTCACATCAACAACCCTTCATTCCTCAGCTATTCATTTTATACAGTCAGATCAGCATTTGAACAGCACTTGATGACATTGCTACAGAAGTATTTCGAAGTATATATGATCAATCACTTTGGAACTTAGACACTTTAAATAAATCCCTATTTGGCCAAATTGTGCAACAAATACAGgtgatttcccaaaatgtagtTTTCAACATTCaaatgagggagggagaggggttggtGGCAAAGAGACAACAATAGATGCATGCTAGTCCTATCTTGGTTGTTCAGCACTATTTGGGCTCAGCTAGGCTTCTTTCATACATTTTATATAATTGTGTCAGGTTAAGTTTGTGGCAGTTGTCTTTTTCTCTTCCATTTCCAATAATAAAGTTACAATAGGAAGTGAGATGAATGTTGCAAGGAATTTAATTTATCCTAAAAGCAGCTGACATTTCCAGGCATAAGTTAATAAGTTGCAAATCAAATTTATAtaaaattactttttaaaaaagatcTCTCCTTGTGGTatgatcactgaagtgctcttcACTAAAAATATAAAAACAATTTGCATTAGAATTTGTAGAAAAGCATTGAGAGGGGGCAGTGTCATTCGGTACACTTTTCACTACAATCTGCTGCTCTGCAAGTGATACTTTGTCTGCATCAGACAATAAGCTGATTTTTGCTCATCAGTATTTTTGTGAAGGACTTACGATTGTAATTTAAAATCCAGTTTTCCTTCAAATATTTCTGATCAGGTTACAATGCATGATATATAGCTACTAATTTAGTACAGATTAATCTTAGTTTGACCATGATCTTAATATAGAGTCCAGTActgtttaaatttatatttgAAAATTAACCAAACAGAAAATAAGTGATCCCTTCCCTACATTGCCAATAATCAAGACTCACATTGATACATTAATCACCCAAAATACGATTGGCCTGTAACACCTAGTGAACTAGGTTACTCATTTTGTTCAAAACCTTGTGATTTTACAATCtttaaaaaaagatttaccaGCTCTTTCGGTTTATCCAAAATGACTTTAGTTATAGGGTTAGCCCTTTATTAACAGAATACATGAATTTACAGTGAATTATCTTCCTTTGCTACATACTGGCAAGGGAACTGAAGCGAACACAGGTTAAAGTTTTGTGCAAACAAAAAAGGAAATGACATTAGTAGATGGTCAAATAATCTTTATTCACAAGGCCATTTTGAAAACACACCATTTCCAAAAATGATTGGTGTGAATGTAATCAGTGTTGTTTGAATTAACCCAATTAAACATTTTGCTAGAAGTTGAAAAAAACATTTACTGTACCTTGTTTTAAGTTACAGTTAAAAACAGAAGTGCAAAAGACAAAAATATAGGTTTAAAACATCAGGATGAAACAAAACCCATTCCACCAAAATAGCCTTAAAGAGCTGAGAATTCCCATTGGAAAATAATGAAAATTCCTGAAAAGTGCACGCTGAATGGAGTTACTGGAGTGATTCATGGTGATTGACTCTTAAATATGAACAAAATCCAAACAATGTCATCTTACACCATTGTCTGCAGGATTTGTACTATCCCAAATAACATAATTTTTAAAACCACAGTAATGAAATTCGGTGcagccagacatttcattacAGATTACATCACACTAAGCATCCATGCTCTGAAACTTGATTTGGTGTTAACTTATCATAACCTAAAGTGATCGGTCCATTCATGTGTCAATTATTTTCAATCTGTTGATTTGATTGGAGGCTTTGACAAAAGCTTGGTGGCGATTGCAAACAACAGCCATGTAGATTGGGAAAATACAGTAACCAACTGTTTTGGGATTGGCTCGTGTACACGAGTAAAGGAACAAGAAGATTTGCAGGTATGGAATCAAAAACAGGAAACCCCACAGCCAGAATGGGAGTGAAAACAAGCGCGCTGTTACTGTCTGTGTCCAAGAGGCTCCATTGCCCAGGTCCTCAGAGTTCCGTTGAATATGCTCTAAAGCCAGTTGGTTGTAAGTTTCATTTATTTCAAATACATAATAAATGGCTGCAGCACTTGCTAGAAGATATAATCCTACTCCAATCCAACCCATTCGCTGGCGAAAGTTCATCATTCTCCATAACCTACTTTATCTGCAATGTAAAAAAAGGAGGAAAAATGGGTTACAATAAATCTACAAGGGAATCATTGACTTGGGATTTGCCCTACCACCATAAGACTATAAACAAACAGTTCTCCCACTGAAGAAGACAGGATTATCAGTGTTAAAACAAGAACAAACTTGTAAATGCACAGTCAGCAACTGAAAGAAGCTGGGTTGATCATTACAGCCTCTCTAATGTTTGAATACTGTCCTACTCATTCAGCCATCATTTCTCCAGTGACCCCTCAACCAACACCTCCATTTTTTATCATTCTCGCTGCTTTCAAAAGCAAATGTGTTTTTGGCCTTAGTGATCTCCTTCTTACTTGGCAATTCCAGAAAGTATTTATGTAAAAAATACTCAAGGCCACACCTGCTGAGATGCCAGCAACTCAGAtttggggagaggccattcagcttctgaatGTGGGGGAAGATATTCTTCATCCAACTTGCAGTGACACAAGAGTGTTCACATTGCTGAGAGACCCTTTCAATGTTCTCTGGGGGGATAAAAAGACAAATGCTATATCTCCTATTCTTGGATGGAAAGGTGCATGGGAGTGGTGAGAGAAGACCATGTTAAGGGTGACTAAGTAATTGCCTCCATTACACCCAGGTCTATGGTTCCCTTGCACTGAAACAATAGAAGGAAGGAAGGTATTTGGGGACATCAGGCTATAGAGGTAGAGAATGGCCCATTGAAAGTGCAGGCTAGTGCATGGACAGTCAGGATAAGATTAACTTATCATATTCTGGGAAGGAATGGGTTGAGTGTAGAGGGATAAAGTAGATGGGCAGGGAAAAGGACCACAACTGCAGTGCTGTGGCAATTTTTGGAGAAGAAAGGAAAGccagtctaaaactagagggcataggctgaaggtgagaggggaaagatttacaagggacttgaggggcaactttttcatgcatatgtggaataagctgccagaggaagtggtggaggcagttacaattacaacatttaaaagtcatttgggcaggtacatggacagAAATTCTCTTCTTCTGGAGTTAGTGGAGGTTTTAAATTTATTTGAGGTGGAATGAGATTGATTTCTGACAGACAAGGTAGTATAGGATTATGGTGTCAGGCAAAATGAGGATAAGAGCTCAACTAGATAAGCCATGATCTTCTTGAATGGTGGATAGGATCAAAGGATCAAATGTGCCACTCCTCCTAATTTCTATTCTTCTGTATTCATTTCAAATGTTAGTGTCTGGAAAGTTCAAGAGCTTGCTGGGAATATAGCTGAAAGAAACCATCAAGGGCTTTATCAAAAAGAGTACCTTTGTTTCAAATTACCCTGATCAAACAATGTCTTGTTCCCCTTTATGCAATTGGAAAGCATTCTTCAATATATCTGCCTTGCCAGATCTTCTTTTAAAAAGATTGAGATGTGCTCCACAGTGCAAAGTGGAAGCAGAATTCAGCAAACTTCTTTGCCACATTATCAAATGGAGGAGTGCAATGAGAACAACTGTGCTCTCATATATACATTGAAATAGATTACAATATTCACTCCCTTCCTTTCAAACAAAGATGCTGGCTCCAAAGAGTACAATAATTGATGTTAATCACTCATCAGTTCTTTTTCCAACACAGCATTTTTCTCTCTCAGCCAACCAAATAAGGCTATTCTACATCAGTTAAGTGCTTGATCATTTCAGAAATGACTGTTAAGACAATTCATCTGATGTACATTCGATACATTCACATACATCCATTCCTACTCAGGAGCAACATATTTGTGTTAGACAACTCAATGATTAATGTTACTGGAAAGAAATGGCAAAACAGGCTTTAAACTGAGATAAAAACTGCCTTAAAATTTACTTAAGAACCAATGTGATCAATTTTGCTTTGGAACATGCTAATTTAAGCAGACATCATAATTGCTAACAGGATGAATTATTACTACAACAACTGGACTATCAGCTCATCCACTAGTCAACAAAATCAGTAAATTTTCAAACAACAACCAGGCCACAAATGTATTGCCACCAGCTCAATGGCATGCTGAGACACCTATAAAAGTCAGTTTCTCCAACAGCGAGCTATTTGGAAATCAATTTGTTTGCGGGAGGGGATTTGCTCCATGCATAAAGACACAGTAGGGAGTTTGTTTCTTTGAGCATGCTCCAATAAATACGACCAGGTCTGATCTTATGCCTTAACTTTACTTTCCTGCACTTGCTCCTTATCCTTCAATTCCTTTACAAAAAATATACCAACATTTGTCTTGAAAATGCACTGAAACAGAGCATTCACAGTCCtaaagattcacaatcctctcaGTGAAGAAATTGTTGCTCATTGCAGTTCTAAATAATTGATCCCTTATCCTGAGACCCTGTGTTCCAGATTCCCCAGTCAGGAAACGGCATCAAAATGTTGCAATTAAaccatattcttctaaattccagggaaTACAGCAAACTATAATCAAAGGGTAACAAAGCAGTAACCCTTAAAAAAAAGGCACTGCAGGAAAATGCAAAGTGTTCTAGAAGGTTCACTTTCAGGTATAAATCAGGCAATACATTCTCCAATGATTTCACATAAAGATGGCATTGTAGCAACTTACTGTTTCAGCACCAACTTAAAACCACATACGGTCACACAAACACAAGTTAGTGAGGCAACTACTTAGGTTGAAGTATTGAAAATTAAATTTCTTTTGCAAAAGGTCTGAAGAgtacaaagccaaggtctttcccaAAGGATACTACAATCCAATAAAATTGTTCAAATTTATTTAAGTAATAAATTTATTTATGGAGTTACTCATCACATCTTATAGAAACATTCTGAACAGCTCTTCATTGAATGAGTACTGTTGTAAACAGGTATGATTTCATGTTAACCTTCTGCTGCTGTAATTCCCAATAATTTCCTTGTGCTTGTATGAACAGCACAAGATCTTTCATCCACGTGAGCAAGCAGTTGAGGTTTCAGAAATAGTTTTCTGACAAAGCAGCGCTACCCCAGAACAACACTGCTGTGTGAACCCAAGATGATCTGCTCAAGATCTTCCCGTGTAGTTGCAAAATTGTTATTAAGGCCAGCCCTGACACAATGACAGACGAACATCCATGAAGCACTTTGGGATACCCCGCGGTCAGGCAAACCATTCCTGGTCAATTTTGGGCACTTTCGAACCTAAGTCGCTGTTCCAATGCAGTAAAACGTGGCAGGAAGAGACCCACACACAGCAACAACCGGTTAATCTGCGCTGTTAATAATGTTGTCAGTCATAACACGGCGGAAAACTTGGTCGCTCTTATTTGTCAAGAATGGGAGGGGTGATTTATTTTTAAACGACCACGTGAGATAGAGAGCAGTTGATGGATTTATGCAAAAAACCGgctcctccgacagtgcagctgcACCCCTACCCCGGGCAGGCCTGTCCCTGGGGGGTAGGAGAGTGTCAGCTCAGGTTATGGTGCAGATGGCCACCCCAGAGCCAGGGCGACAGGAGGCTGCGGTTtgcggggggggaaggggggttgATGAAGAGAGACAGCTCGGCGAGccggtcctctctctctctgaggggcTGTCAATACCCGAGGCCCCGGGGCCCCTGACCCACACTCACCATTGTCAAGAAAGGAAACGCTGCTGTGGCCGGGGAGAGGAAGGGAAGGGGCCGCCGCGGCGCTCGGTCCCCCTCCCTGCTTCAATCCATCGCTTCCGTTCTCTCTGTTTCCGCGGCCAGCGCCGGCTGACGAGTCACAAATCAACCCACTTCCGTCTCCTGACCAACTCGATCCGGGCTGTTGCCGGGGAAACCAGGGCACAAGAGGTGACCTCTAATATCAGCGGCCCGTGTGAGCCCCAGCGCGCCTCTAGCGTCTGGAGGACCTCACTTCACCTCCCTCTACACACACTGGGACAAGGCAATCGAGTCACAAATTCAATGCTACCTTGAGgtataaaacctgcgcccacacctccgcccAAGGCACCAAAGGATTTGTTCAaggattttcctgcacatccaaacgcgacatctactgtgtccattgctctcaatgtggtctcctcgacatcggggagacaggatgccaacttgcagaccgtttcagggaacatctctggtacacatGCACCCAACAacctcaccaccctgtggccgaccacttaaACTCCCTCCCCCATTacaccaagggcatgcaagtcctgggcctcctccaccaccaagtcCAAGCCACTCAATGACTGAGGAGGAAGTCTCATCTTAGGCCTTGGGACcattcaaccacatggcatcaacatcgattTGAAAAGTTTCCaaatcccctccccctcacctcttcccagatccaatcctccaactaggcactgccctcttgacctgtcctgctccttgaatgctgcctgacctgctgtgcttttccagcaccacatttctcAACTCTACTCTTGATAAAGTTGTCTGAACCTTGTGGTGTCAGACcaggtagcacagtggctcagtggttagcactgctgtctctcagcgccagggacccaggtttgacccttgggtgactatctgtgtggagtctgcactaCAAGTATTCCAGTTTCTTCGCACAGTCACAAAGatttgcaggctaggtagattggccatgggaaatgtagaattCGTGGGTGGGATGTTTTTTGGAGGGCTggtatggcctgcttccacactgtaagttttTGTGATTTCTATGAAAGACTTATTTGGAACAGGAGTAAAcagaaagcactggagaaactcatgcaggtctggcagcatctgaggagagagaaacacagttaatattccaagtccaatatgactcttcctaGTGTCTTCAAGGGCCAtatcagattcaaaacattaactctgattctttttccgtactgtagatgctggcagacctgctgagtttctccagcatttttcacTGTTATTTGATTTTGGGCTCTGCAATAATTTGCTTCCACAATTCTTGTTCTTCAATTCTTACTGTCTACTGTATCTTGTTAAGAGAAATGTTTGTCTTTCTTCAATTTTATCAACATTAACGTGCTGTCCATCCAACTTACTTTGCATCGTCTAAAGTTGGGTGTAATATTACTGCTTGTTATTTTCTCAGTTAAGATAATTATTATTCTTTGGTAGAATCAGCAAAGAGAATAACATATTTATTTCCTTCTCCCTCAAATTCAGTCAACCCCCTGAGCTGCATTGATGTCAGCTATGGCTTAATTAGTAGGACTCTAGCCTCTAAGTCAGAAAGTTGTAAATTATAAAGTCCACCCCCAGGATGTAACCAGAAAATACAAAGCTGACACTTCATTGaaaactgagggaatgctgcattgtcagaggagccaTATTTTAGATGGGATTTTAAGTCAAAGCTCACCTGCCCTTTCAGGTGGGAGGTAAAAATGCCATGGTACTATCTCAAATAAGAGCAGAAGAGTTTTCCTCTGCTGACCAGGCCCTCAATCAACACCACAACAAAATTATCTGTTTATTAGATAATCTGTTTATCCccttgctgcttgtggaagcCGTCAGTTTGTGTGCTACAATTCATAAATACTTGATTGACTCTAAAGTTCTTTGAAATATTATTGTGAAACCTGCCATAAAAATGCTAATGATGCAACCTAGCTCTCAGAGGTGAAAGGTCCTATACTTCCCAGCTAAGGACGATACTACTTGTCATATCATTGTACCCATTGTACTTGATGACAATGGAGCTTTCAATGTCTATTTTAAAATTATCAACCAGATCTTTGTGGAAGAAAAGGAACAATTGTAAAATGATAGAAATCTGTTTATTCTAACTTAATGTTTCAGCACATTAACAGTGTTACTTTTCATCATAAGCTATCAAACGCCAACTTATCTGTAGTTTAGAGTACCATAACATATTTGGATATCTATCTAGTGAGTAGCCAGATCAAACTTAGTCAAAAAGTCATAGGTTCAATCCCCAATTTGTGCTGAGTTATCTGAACTCATCCAAGAGAGCAACAAGTTATTAGTGTTTTTGGGCTAAGGAGGAAAACATCATCCAGGAATCCCACTTTTGTTCATTATTGGGAATGTCACCAGCAGTAACTTTctttccaagccacacatcatcctgTCTTAGAAGcaaatcactgctccttcactgttgggaggtccaaattctggaactctcttcctaacagcattgtgggtgtcccTAACTCTcaaggactgcagtagttcaataAGACAGCTCACTATTGTCTTCCCCAGCACAATTAAGGATATACCAGCTAGTGatgcccaaatcccatgaatgaatacaaaaACAAATCAGTAACAACTTCCAATAAG is a genomic window of Chiloscyllium punctatum isolate Juve2018m chromosome 4, sChiPun1.3, whole genome shotgun sequence containing:
- the tmem251 gene encoding lysosomal enzyme trafficking factor, which translates into the protein MMNFRQRMGWIGVGLYLLASAAAIYYVFEINETYNQLALEHIQRNSEDLGNGASWTQTVTARLFSLPFWLWGFLFLIPYLQIFLFLYSCTRANPKTVGYCIFPIYMAVVCNRHQAFVKASNQINRLKIIDT